A stretch of DNA from Dioscorea cayenensis subsp. rotundata cultivar TDr96_F1 chromosome 4, TDr96_F1_v2_PseudoChromosome.rev07_lg8_w22 25.fasta, whole genome shotgun sequence:
tgtttctgctacagtactgagagttgtgaatttccagcaaacaTCAATGGCAACTCAAGAGTCCATTGGTTCACAGTCAATACTTTagcttctaagtgaatgcatgatagaGTCCAGAAGAAtaagcacttttttttcttttttttttatgtccgCCTAACGTAGATTGCACAAAATATGTTATAATCTTTCAGAGGGATGCActtgctgattaggcacaagagccacccaacttactcgattacaatctacataAACGGATTcttgctaaattagcagaggaatacttaTATAGactaattttttcatttttctattttttttttgaattttttttaagataacaaaattATACATGTCTCtgagcaccttcatgcaaaatTTCACTTAAggataaacaaaaatgaacaaaagaaccaaaagctcttaaaagaccattgagggaaaaatttaccactctaacactttaaatcaaagcagtgggttagctggggcaaataaggtagaagttctgtgtcaaagttgtgaagaaagcactagagagAAAACCTGACTTCCttaaagcacaaataacactacaactcattactatcattcattcaagctaggaggttcttaacaataaatcctAGCTGTcactggtgaagtaagcatgcaaataacccatccctacacctagaatcgtacattgccctcaatgtacactaatcagcagaacatggtgtagaattcataataattaaatgaagcatgaatgggaagggtaaagagactgccccatttggttAATGAAGATTGTATAGTGAAAGCGCAGTCAGTGGGCAACAAGGCTAGCGAAGAGTAAAGAAGATGGGGCACAATCTATGAAAGGTCCTACTAAAATAAGCAAGGCAATCATGACACTTAAGAAAATCAAAGGGGAaggaaaacatacatattaggcaaaataaaagtaacacaagcCTAGCAGGGAATGAATCCTTGCTAACAAAAGAGGTTCAACTAGCAAGCCACAAAACAATGcgaaatacaaaacataaactcaAGTTCATAAAAGTCTTGCTCCTAGGCTGGGTGGTGGTCATCAGTAGGTGCAGAAGGTGCCAAGGATGTGGTAGTTCCTGAGGTGATGCCCGAGGATGAAGAAGACCCACACACGATAGAAAAAACTTCACGCATATCCCTTGCCAACTGTCTAAGTGTCACAGTATTCTCTTGATGTCCTTGATGAAGGGAACAAATCTTGCCCTGAATCTCCTGAAGGAGAAGCTCAACTCGAGGTGGTGCATCGTCTGTCTCAGAATTGGACTGTGATGGAGAAGCAGTGATGAACTCACATATGACTGAGTACCGGATAACGGCATATGTGTCACCACGTTTCTCCACCATCGCTGTGGAAACATAGTAGCCATCCCCAAGGGTGAAGATCCACCAACAATGTGCATGTCCCGGGTGTGCTCGATCAAACCCATACCTCAAATCATACGTGTAATATACGTTCCAGTGAAAATAGATCCAAGGCGCGTGTAAGTACCCTGATGAACAAACAACTCGGCAAAGAGGTGACCAAGGTGGATCAGGTAACACTCAATGTTACTGTATAGCTTGAGTAAGTCGGAGCGTGTGATTACCCCAGTGCTATCACCCTAGCCGCCAATGCCTCTACTTAAGAGCGCATGAACATATCGATGCGCGAGATTGTGAAGGCGAGATGCTTTCCTTGACTCATTCTTGTGTCGCCCAGAGATTATATTTCAAAACCATGTGTGTGTCATGGTGGCCAGAAAATCTGTAGGAAGATGATGAAATGTGGGTGTGTTCACGAATCCTgcatcatacaagcccaagaaACAACCCAATTGTGTGTCACTAATGGTGCGCATTGTCCCAAAGACTTGGAAACTTATCCCGGACGGTCTTACTAACTCGATTGTGCTTAGGACCTCCAAGGTGAGCTCACGGTAAGCCGGATCATTAATTCAGAAAATTCTGTCCCAACCATACTGTATGGTGGTTGTAGAAAATTGGTCTAGGGGAAACTTATCCCGGACGTGGAGCTTCcgaaaatttacaaatgaaggaaaaactctAAGAATTAAGTAcacaccacatcacaacaaccatATATGGCATTCACACTTGAAGAGCAAGAGAAACCCCCAACAAAACCCAAGTTTTGAGCAAAACCTTTAATTAGGGCTTGAAAGCTTAGAGTGAAGAGATCTGgtgaaaaagatggtaaaactCCGATTAAATCCCAAGATTGAGTTTGAAAAATGGAGGAGAGgagattagagaaaaaaaaaccaagaaaaatggtgGATAAATGAGGTAGAGTGAAAGAGAAATGAGACAAAGCAAGGTGGAGAAGATGGAAGAtggtgaagaaagagaaaaggggaaaaacaCCCGTTTAATGGGCTGCGCAACCTATGCGGGGCGCATGCGGGCGCATGGTTCCTGCAAGGTCTGGAAAGCCTGGCCCGTGAGGCTCACGGGCGCTATGTGGGCGCATGGTGCCGGTGAGGATTTCCGGCCGCGTGCGTTGCACGAGGCTGGGAACCTCACCGACGGTCTCGCAGGCGCATGTTGCCCATGAGTCCCTCGGGGCCACCGGGTTGTGGTCCTCATTGGGGGTGGGGGGGTCTCTTGCGCCGCCATGACGCTCGCAAGGCCCTGAAACCAgccacaagtgtccatacgggccATATACAGCCCGTAAGGACCTGGAAAATcaaaaaattggcatggttcctcttgcaaactcaataaaatatgaattacaaCTTCTTAAATGTcgaaataacaataaaacacatctaaacaatactaattcaaggccaaagACAAGCGAGGAAGCCTTAGCATTACTtgagcacaacaacaaaaatacgaGCAACTCACAAACGTAAGCATTCAACCACAACAAAGAAactaagcaactaaaagaaatatgaaaatttaaagacaatgaatttaaagacttgggttacctcccaagaagcgcttatttacCGTCATTAGCTTGATGCACCTTcattcttacctcatggtggatcaaatggtggggacttacctccaagtccaagagaagtgctccaagatggGAAACTCATCAAGAGGCATGAAAAGACATGGAATTTACCCTTCCCCTCGAAGAATAGTTGATCGATTTCCCATGGTGGTGATAGTGTGCAATTTATCCCCAATTTCTGTTTCTAGTCCCTCTTACGCCAAAttttccttgtggttgatttctttttattgttctgCCATGGAAATGTCCCCACATAGCCTACATGCTTTACTTGTGTGGGAGGTGGGTTGTTCTCTTTGCACTCATTGCTATCCATTCCTTCCAAGAATTCATCCAAGTGGTTAATCGCCaagacctcctgcacacaatcagtaATAATCATATCAGTTTCATCAGTAAAATAGAGGGAATCATCATGGTCCAAGGTGTGTTTCATAGCCGTGGGGAGTGTAATaatgacttcctcatcccccacTCTCAATGTCATTCTAGCCCCCTTTATATCAATGAGGGCTCTGGCGGTGTTAAGAAATGGTCGCCCGAGGATCAATgggacttcaacatcatcatccacatcaataATCACAAAATCCACCTGGATAATGAGGTTGTCAACTCTAACTATCACATCCTCAACAACCCCACAGAGTTTCTTTATAGACCGGTCTGCAAGTTGTATTGTCATCCTTGTAGGCCTCATGTCTTCCAATCCCAGCTTCAAAAATAGCTTGTAGGGCAtcacattgatgctagccccagAATCTGCCAAGGCCTTTTCTTTCATGCCTTCCCCAATcacacatggaataatgaaactccCGGGGTCACTCAACTTCTTAAGGAGTTTCCTCTGAATCATCGCAGAGCAGTTCTGTGGCAATGCAACTGTTTCTAATTCCTCTAATTTTCCCTTGTTAGTCAGCAGGTCTTTcataaactttgcatacttgggcatttgaatCAAGGCTTCAACAAGAGGGACATTTATGTGTAACTGCTTGAATACATTgatgaatttcttgaattgagccTCCTCTTTATCTTGCTTCAATATAGCTAGATAGGGAATGTCCAGCTTGTACTCAGGTACCCTGGGTGTTGGTAGTTgaagggtttcttcatcttgtttttcctATCTTCCTTCAATTACACTCTCATATGGCTTAGGGTCTTCCTGTATGGCTACCCTATCATTTTTAGTGCTTGAGCCCTCCTCGGCTCATGCTTCAACCTATTTCCCACTGCTGAGAGTGACGGCTTTCAAATGCTCCCTTAGATTATTTTCAGTGTTACTAGGTAAGCTACCCGGTAGGTGCTCTGAATTTGCCCTAGCAAGTTGCCCAACCTGGTTTTCCAATAATTGAATGGAGGCATGAACTTTCCTTAAAACAGTGTTCACTTCAGCGAATTGATAGttgatgttcacaaattttgcTTCGGTAATGATCATAAATCTCACTAACACATCTTTAGTGGTGAACTTCATCTCATGCTACTGTGGTGATTGATGTGGATGTCCTTATGGCTGCGGGGGCCAATGTTGCTGTTGTTGAccccatgaaaaatttgggttatTCCTCAACCCTTGATTATACGTGTTTCCATAGGGATTCACTGGGCCTCTGGGGCctcccccaacataatcaactgtctCGACTGGGGCATCTAAGGATATTGAGATTAGACACTGAACAGTAGCATTCCCTACCCCACAGGTCTCAGAAGACAAAACTGCTCCAGAATTTGAGCTTGTACCCAACACAAACTGATCAAATCTCTTTGTTAGGGCCTCAACCTTGCCGGCTAGCACAGTGTTGtcatttatctcataaattccAGCTGCCGTAGGGGGTTTCTGTCTAGTTGACCAATGGCATTCATTACTTggcatgttttcaatcaaaatttcagCATCTTCAGGGGTTTTATTTCTCAATGACCCTCCCACCAGCATCGATGAGTTGTCTAGTTGCATAATTCAAGCCATTGCAAAGCATCTGGATCCTCATCTACATGGAGAAGCCATGATGGGGACACTTGtgtaggagatccttgaatctctcatgtgcTTCAAAAATTGTCTCGGAGTCCCCTTGCGGAAATGCAGAAATCTCTTGCCTCAGTCTAGCGGCTTTGCTTAGTGGGAAATACCTTGCAAGAAATTtgtccaccatttccttccaaatGGTGATCGACCCCGGAGCCAATGAAGTGAGCCATCTATATGTAGCTCCCCTTAGACTAAATgggaataatctcaatcttatcgCATCATCAGACACCGAGTTAATCttgaaggtggaacaaatttggaggaagcgagacaaatgagcgtgcaccaaaaacttgatgcaccaTCTGCAAGCGCACgtagtcatcaagtaatacctctcgtgcaagcatgagagggtcatattccctggcccaaggatctaccgtTACTTCCTCTTCATGTGTTGTCTAGATGAAAGAtttgaagggtttctctaatctgctaattaaaatgaaagaactacaagtggagtctaaaacaaggtgataaacgcctaaatgtatgtattttatatgtattaatcttgtatcatttgtgaatatgttaacgaattgatgcctgttttatgtctaaattggttatttcggtgttgcaggtcttaaatgagttgAACGACGCtgaaaaatgtaaatcggatgaatttgacaccaaaaacggcaatTTTGggggtcccagcactgtagcggcactgtagcggtattgtagcaggtcattgttcttgctgcgggcatttggctgtgagtttcacgggctccatgcgcccgtatgggtgcccgtgaggtttgctggaaattctcaatactcagttactgtagcaaaaatgttgtagcaaaaacactgtagctgagtactgtaacaccggcatgttttctgggcatttggctgtgagcttcaagGGCTCCATGCTCCCGCATAGATGCctgcatggactgacgggatataaatgaaaccgatttttctagggcaaggagagaagtttttgggagagttcttggagccgattttcaccagtctttaggaggcaagatcacacattttggagaagggaaatcaaagggagaagctcagTTTttgctagatcttcatcgatctcttctttgggagtttgtagacgacgagggaagccgcccccatcgcggcgtccgtggaagcatttccacctagcttggcttgtcttcctacttctcttgtttgagggagttttcttatgccatttgtagttgttttcatggacttgttgcttgtatttgtttgcatggacgagtagaccccaaggtcactggatgccggtgaaccttggggtgaacttgtgtatttggatgatttaattttgtctattgcaattgttgtgtatttgtgattcattcttggtgcatttgatgtgttgcttacatgagaactctgtaaaccaactgctaggttatacttggtagcgtgaccatcacccttgtactagacacaccaagtttggaaggattcatgtatgaatactccatgaccatcgggtattctgtacccctcccccattagggctagaccaagttgtgttccggccctaattagggatttccccacttgttaatgcaatcgtatgaggatttgatcagaagaattctgtgtcaatacttataccggattaggggttaattgccgtgaccatcgggttgatctaatttaggaaatctctaggtccaaaccttcaattgcatgacattcttagcatcctttgcactttagtagcccctagggaatccgcatccgtgaccatttctttcccatgattttatacccctaacttatcatagactccatttgtagttcttttatttcaagtaatagattagagaaacccttcgaatcattcggctagacaatacgcaaagaggaagtaagagtagattcttgggcccagggaatacgaccctctcgtactcgcacgaggggtattacttgatgactccgtgcacttgcggatcgttcatcaagtttttggcgccgttgccttggacccacaaggaatactcggaaaacttagagtttattgatttagccattatttctttaattctgtacatttgtttcttttattttgcactttttttcctttttattttattcaaaattattttctgcttttaaatagttctttttgtttaacattttctagTTATTCATTATCCACTACAATCATGTTTTCAGCCAGCAGTTGTGGTGATGCTTCTTGTCTGTATATTCCATACTCGAATTCCCTACTTGATTCTCTAGTGGCACTTGAACCAGAAGGGATGATTAGTACGCACATTCTTGATAGTTGTAGATGGTCTGAGCATTACAGTGTGGCTAGAACTGTACCCTTGGAAGAACTTGATGTGCAGGACCTATTCACGCATTATATGAAGACCAACAATGTGTTGCCAATAGTTGAGCTTACTCCACTTATCCTCCCCTCCATCCCCATCGCTGAGGAGGAAAGGAACAGGTCTGATAACTCTGGTGTACTAGTTCATCGagatgaagaggaaatagaTCTCATGGGGGGAAGTGACTCAGGGTCATCAGGGTGTGAGATTCACGCTATAGAAGAGTGCATGGATAGTGGTAGCTCCACGGATGATGAGTATAGAGGATTCGAAGATTTTGATTTTGGGAAGTTTGGGggattaaaatcatcaattgaggaaccccCGGATCTAGAACTGAAGCCGCTACCCTAAGCAAAAATCCGACCATCTGAGTGTgttaaaaaagcacaaaaaagcAATTAcgtggaagatttcagatattaagGGGATTAGTCCTTCCTTTTGTACACACAAAATTCTCATGGAAGATAATCATAGGCCGACAGCTATACCGCAGAGGCGGctcaaccctaatatgaaagaagtagtaCGCAGCGaggtgatcaaacttcttgatgtcGGCATCATTTACACTATCTCCGAGCAGGTGAGTGGGTGAGCCCGTGCAGGTGGTGCCGAAAAAGGGGGATGAGCGAGTgatcactaatgaaaaaaatgaattagtccCCCACTAGAACGGTCACAGGTTGGAGGGGTGTACATAGACTACGtaaaactcaatgatgctactagaaaagatcatttccctctacctttcattgaccaaatgcttgAATAACTAGCAGGGCACTCATATTACTCGATTTCTTGGATGGTCTCTccggatactttcaaatcccaattgcCCCGTAAGACCGGGAGAAGACAactttcacatgcccttatggtactttttgcTTACCGTCAGTATGCCTTTCGGGTCTATGTAACGCCCGACTACCTTCCAGATGATGCATGATAGCCATatttgatgatcttgtggaagatattatggaggttttcatggatgatttctcagttTTTGGTGATTCTTTTCGGCCTCGcctcaaaaatctagagctGGTTTTTAGCCGGATGTGaggaaaccaacttggttctcGCTGGGgaaaaagtgtcattttatggtcaaggatGGCATTGTGCTTGGTCATAGGATATCACAACAAGGAATTGCGTTGGATAAGGCCAAGGTTTCCACCATCGAGCGACTACCTCCCCAACGCTCGGTGAAAAGCCATTAGGGAGCTTTTTGGGACATGCGAGTTTTTCTGAGAAGATTCGTCaaggatttttttcattgattgcacGACCACTTACAAAAACTTCTTGAGAAGGACGCTGCATTCAAGTTTGGTGATGAGTGCATGACTGCTTTTCTTACCCTTAAGAAAAAGCTTGTTGAAGCCCCGATTATTATGTCCCCGAttggaatttaccttttgaactcatgtgtgatgctagcGACTTTGCGGTGGGGGCGGTTCTTGGGCAACGTCGGGGGGTCATTTCCACCCTGTttactatgcaagcaagacatTGAATGATGCTCAGGAGAATTATATGACCACCGAGAAAGAAATGCTTGctgtggtttttgcatttgacaagttccgttcatatttagtgttatcaAAGGTGATCGTGTTCACAGACCATTCTGctctaaaatatcttttgagcAAACAGGATGCAAAACCTCGTTTGATCCGGTGGGTACTCTTGGTTCAGGAGTTTGACTTAGAGATTAAGGATAAGTGGGGGGCTAAAAATTTGGCCGCCGACCACCTATCGCGCCTTGTAATCCCATTGGAGAGCACCAAGGATAGAAAGgagataaatgatggttttcCTGATGAGCAGTTGTTTAGCATTCAAataatgagagaagaagaaattccATGGTTCGactgattttgcaaactatcttgTCATGAGGGACACGTCTCGATCGGGTCGACTTATCAACAACGGAAGAAGTTCTACtctgatataaaatattacttATGGGAAGATccctatttgtttagaacttgcGCCGACCAAGTGGTGAGGAGATGTGTATCTCATTCGGAAGGGTATTCTATCTTGGAGCATTGCCATGCCGGGTCCACTGGGGGCATTACGATGCCAACCGAACGACTCGGAAAAATTCTAGATGCGAGTTTTCTATTGGTCATCCATCTTTCGGGGACGCACAAAAAGTTTGTTCAATGTTGCGATAGGTGTCGCTGGACTGGAAACATTTcaaggagagatgagatgccacaaacacggacccaagcttgtgaggtgttcgatgtgtgggggattgatttcatgggaccctTCCCTAGTTCCCGTGGTAATCAGTTTATTCTGGTAGCTAtagattatgtttctaaatgggttgaAGCACAGGCATCCCCCACAAGTGACGCACgagtggtagtaaaatttttaaaaaaactattctcCAGATTTGGTACACCGAGAACGATCATCAGCAATAGAGGAACCCACTTTTGTAACTCTCAGTTTGCAAACACCCTGAAGCGATATGGAGTATTCCATAGGGTTGGAACTCTGTATCATTCTCAAACTAGTGGTCAAGTTGAAGTCGCTAACCGCGAATTGAAACGGATTTTGGAGAAGTCCGTAAGTCAGCACAGGAAGGATTGGGCAGATCATCTGGATGATGCCCTTTGGGCATATCGGACAGCGTATAAGACACCTCTTGGAGCGACCCCTTATAGGCTAGTCTACGGGAAAGCATGCCATTTACCCGTCGAATTGGAACATAAAGCATACTGGCCTATTAAGCAACTGAATTTTGATCCTCAGCTAATCGGTCATAAGCGGAAGTTCCAACTAAGTGAGTTGGATGAATAGCGGACTATGGCATATGAAAATTCCTTGCTTTACAAGAAAAGGATCAAGGAGTATCATGACCGACACATTAAACATGGGAAACACTTCAAGGAAGGGGACCAggttcttctcttcaatttgAGGTTACGACTCTTCCCGGGAAGTTAAAAATCGAGATGGCACGGACCCTTCACAGTTTCACAAGTCTTTCCCCATGGCGCCATCGAGATAACTCATCCggagaaaggtacatttaaggttAACGGTCAACGATTGAAGCCATACCTttcttggagcacttctcttgggcttggaggtaagtccccaccatttgatccaccttgaggtaagaaaaaggtacgttgagctaatgacgttgaacaagcgcttcttgggaggcaacccaagtttttaaattcgtcgtctttaaattttcgtatttcttttagttgcttagtttctatattgtggttgaatgcttatgtttgtgagtttttcatatttttcttttgttgatgtttttgtgctcaactcatgctttgGTTTGCTCGCTTGTATTTGGCCttaaattagtattgtttagttgtgtttcattgtCATCCCGGCGCTTAAATGGttctaattcatattttattaagtgtgcaagaggaaccatgccaatttttcaatttttccaggtccatacgggctgtatacggcccgtatggataTTTGTGGCATGTTCCAAGGCCTTGTGGGCATCATTGCGGCCGCAGGAGACCCTTCGCGAGAAGTATTTTTCATGGGCTGTGggtctcacgggcgccatgcgcccgcgaGGCCGCCCGTGAGGCTCTCGCCCTCACGCTGCGCGCGCGGGCTAAAaagctcacgggcgccatggCCCCGCATGGgacccgcatgggctgggcTGCCCATTTAAGGGGTGTTcttcccctttctctctctactccaacctccatcttctcttcttaagttttctctcatttctctttcattctacatcatttctccaccattttccttgggtttttcttctttaatcccctctcctccatcttgccAACTCAACCTTGGAATTTAATCGGAATTTAACCATCTTTTTCATGGGATCTCTTCCTTCCAAACTTTCAAGCCCTAATTCAAGGTCTTGTCTCAAACTTGACTTTTGTTGTGTTCTTATCTTATCTTTGAAGCTTGTATCACATATTTGGAtgttgtgatgtggtgtatGCTTAATTCTTcgagtttttccttcatttgtaaattttgggaaactccatgtctaggagaaactcttataaaaaatttttcacgagttactgtagcaaaggcTGAATTTTTACTAggcttgttttacttttattttgactattatgcatgttttccttCTCCTTGATTTTCTTACGTGTCGTGATCGCCTTACTTATTTTTGTAGGACTTCTCACGGATTGTTGCCCCACCTCCTTTGCTCTTTGCTGACTTTGTTGCCCATTGACTGTGCTTTCACTGACCAATCTTCATGAACCAattggggcagtctctttacccttccttttcatgcttcatttctttattatggATTTTACACCATATTCTGCTgattaatgtacattgagggcaatgtacgattctaggtgtggggacgggttatttgcatgcttaagtCACCCATGATAgctgatgagcgatccgcaagtgcacggagtcatcaagtaatacccctcgtgcgagcacgagagggtcgtattccctgggcccaagaatctactcttacttcctctttgcgtattgtctagccgaatgattcgaagggtttctctaatctattacttgaaataaaagaactacaaatggagtctatgataaggtaggggtataaaatcaggggaaagaaatggtcacggatgcggattccctaggggctactaaagtgcaaaggatgctaagaatgtcatgcaattgaagg
This window harbors:
- the LOC120258698 gene encoding uncharacterized protein LOC120258698, which encodes MPKYAKFMKDLLTNKGKLEELETVALPQNCSAMIQRKLLKKLSDPGSFIIPCVIGEGMKEKALADSGASINVMPYKLFLKLGLEDMRPTRMTIQLADRSIKKLCGVVEDVIVRVDNLIIQVDFVIIDVDDDVEVPLILGRPFLNTARALIDIKGARMTLRVGDEEVIITLPTAMKHTLDHDDSLYFTDETDMIITDCVQEVLAINHLDEFLEGMDSNECKENNPPPTQVKHVGYVGTFPWQNNKKKSTTRKIWRKRD